The Megasphaera stantonii genome includes a window with the following:
- a CDS encoding FAD-binding oxidoreductase encodes MKEYHHLTPALVEELKGIVGEKYVYTDKDKLIPYEKDEGVEREYFHLPEAVVLPETAEQTAAVMKLANRERIPVVPRGAGTGLEFGAVTNDFGGIILSTERMNRILEFDADKMYMVVEPGVITAELQALAKSKGLLYAGDPCSGDSCFIGGNAATNAGGNRAVKYGTTRDQIYAIEVVTPTGEIAQFGGRLKKVTAGYPLEKIIIGSEGTLGIITKLTLKLVPLPKYTVDILAVFPTVESALSLVTALPKAGIEPTCLECMDNAVIRVVEQYLDEKQPYSDKGNYMVIQLDGKSEDDVDDMCVAVDEICRAQGALEIFVADADKVWNARKAFTEASAAECPVAAMEDFVVPPDMLEKLLIELERIGQAQGVKFRGVSHAGDGNLHLDVLRRGFTADEEAAKIEAFEDAACAAVYALGGKISGEHGIGQKRKALFAKYEDPAALALMKAVKKAFDPNLILNPGKVFDMEE; translated from the coding sequence GTGAAAGAGTATCATCATCTTACGCCGGCCTTAGTAGAAGAATTGAAGGGGATTGTCGGCGAAAAATACGTATATACTGATAAGGATAAGCTGATTCCTTACGAGAAAGACGAAGGCGTCGAACGGGAATATTTCCATTTGCCCGAGGCCGTCGTACTGCCGGAAACGGCGGAGCAGACGGCGGCGGTCATGAAATTGGCCAATCGGGAACGGATTCCCGTCGTCCCGCGCGGCGCCGGCACGGGACTGGAATTTGGCGCCGTGACCAATGATTTCGGCGGCATCATACTGAGTACGGAACGGATGAACCGCATTCTCGAGTTCGACGCCGATAAGATGTACATGGTCGTCGAGCCCGGCGTCATTACAGCGGAGCTTCAGGCGCTGGCAAAATCGAAGGGCCTGCTCTATGCCGGCGATCCGTGCAGCGGCGACAGCTGCTTTATCGGCGGCAACGCGGCGACCAACGCCGGCGGCAACAGGGCCGTGAAATACGGTACGACGCGGGACCAGATATACGCTATCGAAGTCGTGACGCCGACGGGAGAGATTGCCCAGTTCGGCGGCCGGCTGAAAAAAGTGACGGCTGGCTATCCGCTGGAAAAAATCATCATCGGCTCCGAAGGAACCTTAGGCATCATTACGAAGCTGACTTTAAAGCTCGTTCCCTTGCCAAAATATACCGTAGATATTCTGGCCGTCTTCCCGACGGTGGAAAGCGCCCTGTCCCTCGTAACGGCTCTTCCCAAGGCCGGTATTGAGCCGACGTGCCTTGAATGCATGGATAACGCCGTCATCCGCGTCGTCGAGCAGTACCTCGACGAAAAGCAGCCCTACTCGGACAAGGGCAATTACATGGTCATTCAGCTCGATGGCAAGAGCGAAGACGACGTAGACGATATGTGCGTCGCCGTCGATGAAATCTGCCGGGCTCAGGGAGCCTTGGAAATCTTCGTCGCCGACGCCGATAAGGTGTGGAACGCCCGCAAGGCCTTTACGGAAGCGTCGGCAGCAGAATGTCCTGTCGCAGCCATGGAAGATTTCGTCGTGCCGCCGGATATGCTGGAAAAGCTGCTGATAGAGCTGGAAAGAATCGGGCAGGCGCAGGGCGTCAAGTTCCGCGGCGTCAGCCATGCCGGCGACGGCAACCTGCACCTCGACGTGCTTCGCCGCGGCTTTACGGCCGACGAAGAAGCTGCGAAGATAGAAGCCTTTGAAGATGCGGCCTGCGCCGCCGTCTACGCCTTGGGAGGCAAGATTTCCGGTGAACACGGCATCGGCCAAAAGCGCAAGGCCCTCTTCGCTAAATACGAGGACCCGGCGGCCCTGGCCCTCATGAAAGCCGTCAAAAAAGCCTTTGATCCGAATCTGATCCTCAATCCGGGGAAAGTATTTGATATGGAAGAGTAA
- a CDS encoding MGMT family protein — MTRHVLTEELIYEILSVVAEIPAGSVASYGQIARLIGRDRNARLIGKVLSMAQYYGKYPCHRVVNSAGRTAPGWARQRVLLEQEGVQFKPNGCVDMKRYQWEY, encoded by the coding sequence ATGACAAGACACGTACTAACAGAAGAATTAATTTACGAAATACTCTCAGTCGTCGCCGAAATCCCTGCCGGCTCCGTTGCTTCGTACGGCCAAATCGCCCGGCTCATCGGCCGCGATCGCAACGCCCGGCTCATCGGCAAGGTCCTGTCCATGGCCCAATACTACGGCAAATACCCCTGCCACCGCGTCGTAAACAGCGCCGGCCGTACTGCGCCGGGATGGGCCAGGCAGCGGGTTCTGCTGGAGCAGGAAGGCGTGCAGTTCAAACCTAACGGCTGCGTCGACATGAAGCGATATCAATGGGAGTATTAA
- a CDS encoding DUF445 domain-containing protein, whose product MTYRQRANAILALSFLCFLAIFWWWYTHDVTLWEELLFFVIQSALIGSIADWFAVTALFDKPLGFPYHTELLYRNRTQIIDSITKIISEKLLQPNMWQDKLYQISFMDKFIGWLRSPSGREKFRALLYEVAQRAYNHAQKGSTQESIADHIRQYLKRQPLVSFFQDRLISLLEDPNSHMFNDAVGLGRELVRSDDFDALLDKLIQQWMEESKYSTVSIITINKFIGVVDTRKIAKDIKKGIISWLDQWEQAEGEQREWLCRKFELFLYSMNGQLAYGVQNWQDQFVDSLPIEKWLSATQRSAKDYFTQGDKGKEELKDLLEEQFLRYVEYCSAHPEIKDWLDEQIRRACNVILEHEHSLIAVAVRDVLTGFDKRKFNAFLESKVGEDLAWIRINGALVGGTIGFAVFAFLRLIYEPFFVPFMRGLFL is encoded by the coding sequence ATGACATATCGCCAGCGGGCCAACGCTATTTTGGCCTTGTCCTTTCTCTGCTTTCTGGCCATCTTCTGGTGGTGGTATACCCACGACGTAACCTTGTGGGAAGAACTGCTGTTTTTCGTCATTCAGTCGGCCCTCATCGGCAGTATTGCCGACTGGTTTGCCGTTACGGCGCTGTTCGACAAGCCCCTGGGCTTCCCCTATCATACGGAGCTGCTGTACCGCAACCGTACGCAGATTATCGACAGCATTACGAAGATCATTTCGGAAAAGCTGCTCCAGCCCAATATGTGGCAGGATAAGTTATATCAGATATCCTTTATGGATAAGTTTATCGGCTGGCTTCGCAGCCCCAGCGGTCGGGAAAAATTCCGCGCTCTCTTGTATGAAGTAGCCCAGCGTGCCTATAACCACGCCCAGAAGGGCAGCACGCAGGAATCCATCGCCGATCATATCCGCCAGTATTTGAAACGGCAGCCGTTGGTCAGCTTCTTCCAGGATCGTCTCATATCGCTGCTGGAAGATCCGAACAGCCATATGTTCAACGATGCCGTCGGCTTGGGCCGCGAGCTGGTGCGCAGCGACGATTTCGACGCCCTCCTGGATAAGCTCATTCAGCAGTGGATGGAAGAATCGAAGTATTCGACCGTATCCATCATTACGATTAACAAGTTTATCGGCGTCGTCGACACGCGGAAAATTGCCAAGGACATCAAAAAAGGCATCATCTCCTGGCTGGACCAGTGGGAACAGGCCGAAGGGGAACAGCGTGAATGGCTGTGCCGCAAGTTTGAATTGTTCTTGTATTCGATGAACGGCCAGCTGGCTTACGGCGTGCAGAACTGGCAGGACCAGTTTGTCGATTCCCTGCCTATTGAAAAGTGGCTCAGCGCGACGCAGCGTTCGGCCAAGGACTACTTTACCCAAGGCGATAAGGGAAAAGAAGAGCTGAAGGATTTGCTGGAAGAACAATTCCTGCGCTATGTCGAATACTGCAGCGCTCATCCGGAAATCAAAGATTGGCTGGACGAACAGATCCGCCGGGCCTGCAACGTCATCCTGGAACACGAGCACTCGCTCATCGCCGTAGCCGTCCGAGACGTGCTGACGGGCTTCGACAAGAGAAAGTTCAACGCCTTCCTGGAAAGCAAGGTCGGCGAAGATTTGGCCTGGATTCGCATCAACGGCGCTCTCGTCGGTGGTACGATCGGCTTTGCCGTATTCGCCTTCCTGCGGCTCATTTACGAGCCCTTCTTCGTGCCCTTTATGCGGGGACTGTTTTTATAA
- a CDS encoding DUF445 domain-containing protein, with amino-acid sequence MTELHTAAQPKRSQIANYILAAAAIILLLAYPFQDFFWGGLLTHLAGAALIGGLADWYAVTALFRRPLGISFKTALIPNSKERIAEMARHMIESEILTVPNMYNVLKHHPILGATLEYLHTEKGFQSAERVFGQILNTFLYTVDMKIVVKAFSGVGGQAIEKIDLAPIMSRAIKIGLRGESGKDFLDFMILHLEILVKSDTMKKYIGEIYEASLQQYAERNFLFEWAIKAALKMDMFRPEHVAEKLQEKCLSLLDDAKREDSPQRKQALNYLWKQTERIEFNGEWHERIDSYKNRMYQSLVTRPDTKEAWQRYVQTPERQKRVCTVAAKYVIGKLERWRQSPDQVEQMNRTALAFAARELKRLQVWFGKTAEQEIMKYDGNYLAQQLESSVWYDLQMIRVNGSLVGAILGAVIYLVMYAVKGGV; translated from the coding sequence ATGACTGAATTACACACGGCGGCGCAGCCTAAACGCAGTCAGATTGCCAATTATATACTGGCGGCGGCGGCGATTATCCTGCTGCTGGCGTATCCGTTCCAGGACTTTTTCTGGGGCGGGTTATTGACCCATTTAGCCGGAGCGGCCCTGATCGGCGGCCTGGCTGACTGGTATGCCGTAACGGCTCTGTTCCGGCGGCCCTTGGGCATTTCCTTTAAGACGGCCCTGATTCCGAACAGCAAGGAACGGATCGCCGAAATGGCCCGTCACATGATTGAAAGCGAAATCCTGACGGTGCCCAATATGTACAACGTGCTGAAGCATCATCCGATATTGGGAGCGACCCTTGAGTATCTCCACACGGAGAAGGGCTTTCAGTCGGCGGAACGCGTATTTGGGCAAATCCTCAATACGTTTTTATATACCGTCGATATGAAAATCGTCGTCAAGGCCTTTTCCGGCGTCGGCGGCCAGGCTATTGAAAAAATCGATTTGGCCCCTATCATGAGCCGGGCTATTAAGATCGGCCTGCGCGGCGAATCGGGGAAGGATTTTCTCGATTTCATGATTCTTCATCTGGAAATACTCGTCAAGAGCGATACGATGAAAAAGTACATCGGCGAAATTTACGAGGCGTCCCTGCAGCAATATGCCGAACGGAATTTCCTCTTTGAATGGGCCATCAAGGCGGCCCTCAAGATGGACATGTTCCGGCCGGAGCACGTCGCCGAAAAATTGCAGGAAAAATGCCTCAGCCTGCTGGACGACGCGAAGCGGGAAGATTCGCCGCAGCGCAAGCAGGCCCTGAATTATTTGTGGAAGCAAACGGAACGCATCGAGTTCAACGGCGAATGGCACGAACGCATCGACAGCTACAAGAACCGCATGTATCAAAGCCTGGTTACCCGTCCCGACACGAAGGAAGCCTGGCAGCGCTATGTACAGACGCCGGAACGGCAGAAGCGCGTCTGCACCGTCGCGGCGAAATACGTCATCGGCAAGCTGGAACGGTGGCGGCAAAGTCCCGACCAGGTGGAACAGATGAACCGCACGGCTTTGGCCTTCGCCGCCCGTGAATTGAAGCGGCTCCAGGTATGGTTCGGCAAGACGGCGGAACAGGAAATCATGAAGTACGACGGAAATTATCTGGCGCAGCAGCTGGAAAGCAGCGTCTGGTACGATTTGCAGATGATTCGCGTCAACGGCTCTCTCGTCGGCGCAATTCTCGGCGCCGTCATCTATCTCGTCATGTATGCCGTGAAAGGAGGCGTATAG
- a CDS encoding MBL fold metallo-hydrolase yields the protein MTGLNITFLAHSGFAVETDTKVLVFDYFKDPAGKVESYAKGDKPLWFFVTHWHEDHFNPRIADFAAHTAHYILNDGVTLEDVDVKKMQTMRLYDTIHMEDATITQYGSTDEGGSFFVETDGFSIFHAGDLNWWHWLGDTDENNAEAKGNFDREMKKLAGLSVDVAFFPVDARLEGAREWGVKGFLDKVHVNKLLVSMHHFGTVWSPSPDFKAAYGGVPLWIPARKGEETTVR from the coding sequence ATGACAGGATTAAACATTACGTTTTTAGCCCACAGCGGCTTTGCCGTTGAAACGGATACAAAAGTGCTGGTATTCGACTACTTTAAGGATCCGGCAGGAAAGGTGGAATCCTATGCGAAAGGGGATAAGCCCCTATGGTTTTTCGTCACCCACTGGCATGAAGACCACTTCAATCCCCGCATTGCCGACTTCGCCGCCCATACGGCCCATTATATTCTCAACGACGGCGTGACGCTGGAAGATGTAGACGTAAAAAAAATGCAAACTATGCGTTTATATGATACAATACATATGGAAGACGCAACGATTACCCAGTATGGCTCTACAGACGAAGGCGGTTCTTTTTTTGTGGAAACGGACGGATTTTCCATCTTCCATGCCGGCGACCTCAACTGGTGGCACTGGCTGGGCGACACGGACGAAAACAACGCCGAAGCGAAGGGCAATTTCGACCGGGAAATGAAGAAACTGGCCGGCCTGTCTGTAGACGTTGCCTTTTTCCCCGTAGACGCGCGGCTGGAAGGAGCGCGCGAATGGGGCGTAAAAGGATTTTTAGACAAGGTGCATGTGAACAAGCTGTTAGTTTCTATGCATCATTTTGGAACGGTCTGGTCGCCGTCGCCTGACTTTAAGGCGGCCTACGGCGGCGTGCCCTTGTGGATACCGGCCCGCAAAGGCGAGGAAACGACAGTTCGATAA
- a CDS encoding response regulator transcription factor produces MAEKAQILIVEDEKQIARFLQMELEHEGYECGIETNGAAALDRIGQDHFDLILLDVMLPDIDGLTICRRTRELSNVPIMMLSAKDDVETKVASLDLGANDYLTKPFNSKELFARIRVLLRERDYKPADENFLQLQDMMLYLDRHEVVIGTQKIILTKKEFELLSYLIRNKNIVLTRDRIVEEVWGYDYIGDTNVVDVYIRYIRSKLGKEKGREYIQTIRGVGYVAKD; encoded by the coding sequence ATGGCTGAAAAAGCACAAATTTTAATTGTCGAAGATGAAAAACAAATTGCTCGTTTTCTTCAGATGGAGCTCGAACACGAAGGCTACGAGTGCGGCATCGAAACGAACGGAGCCGCGGCGCTGGACCGCATCGGCCAGGATCATTTCGATTTGATTTTACTGGACGTCATGCTTCCCGACATCGACGGCCTGACGATCTGCCGCCGGACCCGCGAACTATCCAACGTCCCCATCATGATGCTGTCGGCAAAGGACGACGTCGAAACGAAGGTCGCCAGCCTGGACTTAGGAGCCAACGACTATCTGACGAAGCCCTTCAACAGCAAGGAATTATTCGCCCGCATCCGCGTGCTCCTGCGCGAACGGGACTATAAGCCGGCTGACGAAAACTTCCTGCAGCTCCAGGACATGATGCTGTATTTGGACCGCCACGAAGTCGTCATCGGCACGCAGAAAATCATTTTGACGAAGAAAGAATTTGAACTCTTGTCCTATTTAATCCGCAATAAAAACATCGTGCTGACCAGAGACCGCATCGTAGAAGAAGTATGGGGATACGATTATATTGGCGACACGAACGTCGTCGACGTGTATATCCGCTATATTCGCAGCAAGCTCGGCAAGGAAAAAGGACGGGAATACATTCAGACCATCCGCGGAGTAGGATATGTGGCAAAGGATTAA
- a CDS encoding sensor histidine kinase, with amino-acid sequence MWQRIKQAILQHPTFAPLPLFAKMVLLYSSIVFFILIVVSVITVASIHYIMNDSIKEDLESSAQNTVAYLDSYGKVDSSVFVRSNLPNFVTLQIYNGAGKLVLDNCPTHTIKKLSDRHIDEDIQDKTVNALPTTIQGSETTEFSYYKKWDGDDGKSYYLRFSRQPDKENDFITLLSKQLLASILICLALTVLTGMYLMKKSLAPLRIINDTLETIEVNQLDNRITLSDNRNELHDLAVTINQALDRIEYGYKQQQQFISDASHELRTPITVIAGYADLLDRWGKNDPAVLQESITTIKQETEYMRQLIERLLFFARTNSGTLKKHFADINTAKLLQDVYNEVTLLDHDHKITIVENDEATIYAEPGSVKQMLRIFVDNAVKYTPAGGNITLSCRRDGDNVYYSVSDTGIGIPEKDIDRVFERFYRVEQSRAKETGGSGLGLSIAQYIAKGNNAELSLKSKLNEGTTISVIFPVKKEEEITEE; translated from the coding sequence ATGTGGCAAAGGATTAAACAGGCAATACTGCAGCATCCGACCTTCGCGCCCCTGCCGCTCTTCGCCAAAATGGTGCTCCTCTATTCTTCCATCGTATTCTTTATCCTCATCGTCGTATCGGTCATCACCGTCGCCAGCATTCATTACATCATGAACGACTCCATTAAAGAGGATTTGGAATCGAGCGCGCAAAACACCGTAGCCTATTTGGATTCGTACGGCAAAGTCGACTCTTCCGTCTTCGTCCGGTCCAATCTGCCCAATTTCGTTACCCTGCAAATTTACAACGGCGCCGGCAAATTGGTTTTGGATAATTGCCCGACTCATACGATAAAAAAATTGAGCGACCGCCATATCGACGAGGATATTCAGGATAAAACGGTAAACGCCCTGCCGACGACGATACAGGGCAGCGAAACGACGGAGTTTTCCTATTACAAAAAATGGGACGGCGACGACGGCAAGAGCTACTACCTGCGGTTCTCCCGCCAGCCTGATAAGGAAAACGACTTCATTACCCTGCTGTCCAAGCAGCTGCTGGCGTCTATCCTCATCTGCTTGGCCCTGACCGTTCTGACCGGCATGTACCTGATGAAAAAGTCCCTGGCGCCGCTGCGCATCATCAACGACACGCTGGAAACCATCGAGGTCAACCAGCTCGATAACCGCATTACCCTGTCAGATAACCGCAACGAGCTGCACGACTTAGCCGTTACGATCAACCAGGCCTTAGACCGCATCGAATACGGCTATAAACAGCAGCAGCAATTTATCAGCGACGCGTCGCACGAGCTGCGCACGCCGATTACCGTCATCGCCGGCTACGCGGACCTGCTGGACCGCTGGGGAAAAAACGACCCTGCCGTGCTGCAGGAAAGCATTACGACCATCAAGCAGGAAACGGAATACATGCGCCAACTCATCGAGCGCCTGTTGTTCTTCGCCCGCACGAACAGCGGCACGCTGAAGAAGCACTTCGCCGACATCAACACGGCCAAGCTGCTCCAGGATGTGTACAACGAAGTGACCCTGCTGGATCATGACCATAAAATCACGATTGTGGAAAACGACGAAGCGACGATTTATGCCGAGCCGGGCAGCGTAAAGCAAATGCTGCGAATCTTCGTCGACAACGCAGTCAAATACACGCCTGCCGGCGGAAACATCACCCTGTCCTGCCGCCGCGACGGCGACAACGTATACTATTCCGTATCGGACACGGGCATCGGCATTCCCGAAAAGGATATCGACAGGGTATTTGAACGATTTTACCGCGTCGAACAATCCCGGGCAAAAGAAACAGGCGGCTCCGGCCTAGGCTTATCCATCGCCCAATATATCGCAAAAGGGAATAACGCCGAGCTCTCGCTGAAAAGCAAATTAAATGAAGGAACGACGATTTCCGTTATATTTCCCGTGAAGAAAGAAGAAGAAATAACTGAAGAGTAA
- a CDS encoding flavodoxin family protein encodes MKSIVLYSSHTGRTKKIAEHVVSGLPEGTPCLPVEEMPADINSYDCVFLGCWADGDAVDAGAAQALEQLDNKNVAVFVTVQSGPFSDDSAKILRTVIDVLPSGCKIVGTYVTPTEREDNKEESDQKARAFARDFAENTLDRLMGAGV; translated from the coding sequence ATGAAATCTATCGTATTGTACTCGTCTCATACAGGAAGAACGAAAAAAATTGCCGAACACGTCGTAAGCGGACTGCCGGAAGGTACGCCGTGCCTGCCCGTTGAAGAAATGCCGGCCGACATCAACTCCTACGACTGCGTTTTTTTGGGCTGCTGGGCTGACGGCGATGCCGTAGACGCCGGCGCTGCGCAGGCTTTGGAACAATTGGATAATAAAAACGTCGCCGTATTTGTCACAGTGCAGAGCGGACCCTTCTCCGACGACTCGGCGAAAATTTTGCGCACCGTCATCGATGTCCTTCCTTCGGGCTGCAAAATCGTCGGCACCTATGTCACGCCGACGGAACGGGAAGATAATAAAGAAGAAAGTGATCAGAAAGCGCGGGCTTTTGCTCGGGACTTTGCAGAAAATACGCTTGACCGCTTGATGGGCGCCGGAGTTTAA
- a CDS encoding amidohydrolase, with protein sequence MDKQKMKEAACRKVDELQSLIYEIADYIHAHPELGGSEYLASSYLRKVLGDAGFTVEDVVPEAFPTAFHASWGDGPFHMGFLAEYDALPEIGHGCGHNLIAAMSVGAALAFAAVCGAGATVHVYGCPAEETAGSKVYMSDQGVFDELDAAVILHPCADTTSIGGTSYASHPMEFTFLGKAAHIADREYEGINALDALVDFYRQLKDLEQTWTETHLIGAIITDGGIAPNIVPDKAVMRATIRALDAQYLETVMLPQIRELAQAVAQAHGAEVAMVHYEPLYKNMIQDAKMNVYFAEAFNALHEPFDVKGDDYADGSSDVGNVSQVTRACQPEICICYDAAAHTEKFAAAAGSELGKMQALVGAKAMAMVAVEVMNEKNGKEVLL encoded by the coding sequence ATGGATAAGCAGAAGATGAAGGAAGCAGCTTGCCGAAAGGTCGACGAGCTGCAGTCCTTAATTTATGAAATTGCCGACTACATACACGCCCATCCCGAATTGGGCGGCAGCGAATATTTGGCGTCGTCCTATTTGCGGAAGGTACTGGGCGACGCCGGCTTTACGGTGGAAGACGTCGTGCCCGAAGCGTTTCCGACAGCCTTTCATGCTTCGTGGGGAGACGGGCCGTTTCACATGGGATTTTTAGCGGAGTACGACGCCCTTCCGGAGATTGGCCATGGATGCGGGCACAATCTCATCGCAGCTATGAGCGTCGGGGCGGCCCTGGCCTTTGCCGCTGTCTGCGGCGCCGGCGCGACTGTCCATGTATACGGCTGTCCGGCGGAAGAAACGGCAGGCAGCAAGGTGTATATGAGCGACCAGGGCGTATTTGATGAATTGGACGCTGCTGTGATTCTTCATCCCTGTGCCGATACGACCAGCATCGGCGGCACGTCGTATGCCTCTCATCCGATGGAATTTACCTTTTTGGGCAAGGCCGCCCATATTGCCGACAGGGAATACGAGGGAATCAACGCGCTGGATGCCCTTGTCGATTTTTATCGGCAGCTGAAAGACCTGGAACAGACATGGACGGAAACCCATCTGATTGGCGCTATCATTACGGACGGCGGCATCGCGCCCAATATCGTCCCCGATAAAGCGGTAATGCGGGCTACGATACGGGCTCTCGACGCGCAGTATTTAGAAACGGTCATGCTGCCGCAGATTCGCGAGCTGGCTCAAGCTGTTGCCCAGGCGCACGGGGCCGAGGTCGCGATGGTTCATTATGAGCCGCTGTATAAAAATATGATACAAGATGCCAAAATGAACGTATATTTTGCCGAAGCCTTTAACGCCCTCCATGAACCCTTCGATGTAAAGGGCGATGATTATGCCGACGGTTCCAGCGACGTAGGCAACGTGAGCCAGGTCACGCGGGCTTGTCAGCCGGAAATCTGCATTTGCTACGACGCGGCGGCTCATACGGAGAAATTCGCCGCGGCAGCAGGCAGCGAGCTGGGGAAAATGCAGGCCTTAGTAGGGGCTAAAGCGATGGCTATGGTGGCTGTAGAAGTCATGAATGAAAAGAATGGCAAAGAAGTCTTGTTGTGA
- a CDS encoding S66 peptidase family protein, whose protein sequence is MYTFPKPLRPGDTIVIVAPSAALADDDLQEGVDFIRSLGYDVKLGRSVGAHWGYLAGTDELRAQDIHEAFGDDGVSAVLCLRGGYGAARLLPLLDYDFIAAHPKLFMGFSDITALHTAFQQRCRMATVHCAMAMSLGHTASDYTREQFAQGLQSPFSARSLSLPEGTMLEPIVPGCVSGPLCGGNMMLLSVLTGTPYELDGTAAVVLLEEIGEDAYALDRMLCQFEQSGLSERAAAFVFGDFAHCEPTQKSEYEFTVKEVVFQYAQRWGKPSLWGFPAGHGRHNAWLPFGATAWLRSTADGAELAITAPTF, encoded by the coding sequence ATGTATACTTTTCCGAAACCGCTGCGGCCAGGCGATACGATTGTCATCGTAGCGCCGTCGGCTGCCCTGGCGGACGACGATTTGCAGGAAGGCGTCGATTTCATACGATCCTTAGGCTATGACGTCAAGCTGGGACGGTCTGTCGGCGCGCATTGGGGCTACTTGGCCGGCACGGATGAGCTGCGGGCGCAGGATATTCACGAAGCCTTCGGCGACGACGGCGTGTCCGCCGTGCTCTGCCTGCGCGGCGGATATGGGGCGGCCCGGCTGCTGCCGCTTCTGGATTATGATTTCATTGCGGCCCATCCTAAATTATTTATGGGGTTCAGCGACATTACGGCCCTGCACACGGCGTTTCAGCAGCGCTGCCGCATGGCGACTGTCCACTGCGCCATGGCCATGTCCTTGGGCCATACGGCGTCGGACTATACGCGGGAGCAGTTTGCCCAGGGGCTGCAGTCGCCCTTTTCGGCGCGATCCCTTTCCCTTCCCGAAGGAACTATGCTGGAGCCTATCGTACCGGGCTGCGTTTCCGGTCCCTTGTGCGGCGGCAACATGATGCTCCTGTCGGTCCTGACGGGGACGCCGTATGAGCTGGACGGCACGGCTGCCGTCGTGCTGCTGGAAGAAATCGGCGAAGACGCCTATGCCCTGGACCGGATGCTGTGCCAGTTTGAGCAGTCAGGATTGTCCGAGCGGGCAGCGGCCTTTGTCTTCGGCGATTTTGCCCACTGTGAGCCGACGCAGAAGAGCGAGTATGAGTTCACCGTAAAGGAAGTCGTATTCCAATACGCCCAGCGCTGGGGAAAGCCGTCCCTTTGGGGCTTTCCTGCCGGTCATGGCCGGCATAACGCCTGGCTTCCCTTCGGTGCGACTGCCTGGCTGCGCAGTACGGCGGACGGAGCGGAGCTGGCCATTACTGCGCCGACATTCTGA